Proteins from a single region of Pyxidicoccus trucidator:
- a CDS encoding acyl-CoA dehydrogenase produces MTSASHYLPNLRDIEFNLFEFLDIGRTSLGRAPFGDLDETSARQMLQTFAQLCTGELAASFDEAEHNPPKLEGGKVTLPPGLKSAMGAFFDAGMHLLEQPPHLGGLGAPPSLGWASFELLAGANAALAFYTLGNLLARIVDRLGTDAQKSRFLPRMLERRWQGTMVLTEPDAGSDVGAARTKARHVGGEIWEIEGVKRFITNGDSDMSENIIHMVLARPEGAGPGTKGLSLFVVPKYWVEEDGSLGELNGVVCTKLEKKMGLKGSVTCELTFGDGKPARGLLLGEVHDGMRQMFYIIEQARMAVGVKSMATLSAGYERALAFSKDRLQGADLMKARDKTAPRVPVFHHPDVRRMLMAQKAHAEGMRALCLYTASIQDGVELKGGHRATEAGELATLNDMLLPLVKGYCSEKAYELLALSLQVHGGSGYLTDYPVEQYIRDQKIDTLYEGTTHIQALDLLMRKVARDGGATLQGLLGQVRETAEGGGGGKELEAERAALGRALGDLETMLGTLMGKLGESVYHVGLQGNRVLTSVAELVIGWLLVRHAQVALERMKSNPGDRAFYAGKLASARWYCHEVLPGLAHAARMVEHGNLDLMDVPEESF; encoded by the coding sequence ATGACCTCCGCGAGCCACTACCTCCCGAACCTGCGCGACATCGAGTTCAACCTCTTCGAGTTCCTCGACATCGGCCGCACGTCGCTGGGCCGCGCGCCCTTTGGTGACCTGGACGAGACGTCCGCGCGGCAGATGCTCCAGACGTTCGCGCAGCTGTGCACCGGCGAGCTGGCCGCCAGCTTCGACGAGGCCGAGCACAACCCTCCGAAGCTGGAGGGCGGGAAGGTGACGCTGCCCCCCGGGCTGAAGAGCGCCATGGGCGCCTTCTTCGACGCGGGCATGCACCTGCTGGAGCAGCCGCCGCACCTGGGGGGACTGGGCGCTCCGCCGTCGCTGGGCTGGGCCTCCTTCGAGCTGCTGGCGGGCGCCAACGCGGCGCTGGCCTTCTACACGCTGGGCAACCTGCTCGCGCGCATCGTCGACCGGCTGGGGACGGATGCGCAGAAGAGCCGCTTCCTGCCGCGCATGCTGGAGCGCCGCTGGCAGGGCACCATGGTGCTCACCGAGCCGGACGCCGGCAGCGACGTGGGCGCCGCGCGCACGAAGGCGCGTCACGTGGGCGGCGAAATCTGGGAGATTGAGGGCGTCAAGCGCTTCATCACCAACGGCGACTCGGACATGTCCGAGAACATCATCCACATGGTGCTGGCGCGGCCCGAGGGCGCGGGGCCGGGCACCAAGGGCCTGTCGCTGTTCGTGGTGCCCAAGTACTGGGTGGAGGAAGACGGCAGCCTGGGCGAGCTCAACGGCGTGGTGTGCACCAAGCTGGAGAAGAAGATGGGGCTCAAGGGCTCCGTCACCTGCGAGCTGACGTTTGGCGACGGGAAGCCCGCGCGCGGCCTGTTGCTGGGCGAGGTCCACGACGGCATGCGGCAGATGTTCTACATCATCGAGCAGGCGCGCATGGCGGTGGGCGTGAAGTCCATGGCCACGCTGTCCGCGGGCTACGAGCGCGCGCTGGCGTTCTCGAAGGACAGGCTCCAGGGCGCGGACCTGATGAAGGCGCGGGACAAGACGGCGCCGCGCGTGCCCGTCTTCCACCACCCGGACGTGCGCCGCATGCTGATGGCGCAGAAGGCGCACGCGGAGGGCATGCGCGCGCTGTGCCTCTACACCGCGTCCATCCAGGACGGCGTGGAGCTGAAGGGCGGCCACCGCGCCACCGAGGCCGGCGAGCTGGCCACGCTCAACGACATGCTGCTGCCGCTGGTGAAGGGCTACTGCTCGGAGAAGGCGTACGAGCTGCTGGCGCTGTCGCTCCAGGTGCACGGCGGCTCGGGCTACCTGACGGACTACCCGGTGGAGCAGTACATCCGGGACCAGAAAATCGACACGCTCTACGAGGGCACCACGCACATCCAGGCGCTCGACTTGCTGATGCGCAAGGTGGCGCGCGACGGCGGAGCGACGCTCCAGGGGCTGCTGGGCCAGGTGCGCGAGACGGCCGAGGGCGGCGGGGGCGGCAAGGAGCTGGAGGCCGAGCGCGCCGCGCTGGGCCGGGCGCTGGGAGATTTGGAGACGATGCTCGGCACGCTGATGGGGAAGCTGGGCGAGTCCGTCTACCACGTGGGCCTGCAGGGCAACCGCGTGCTGACGTCCGTGGCGGAGCTGGTCATCGGCTGGCTGCTGGTGCGGCACGCGCAGGTGGCGCTGGAGCGGATGAAGAGCAACCCCGGTGACAGGGCCTTCTACGCGGGCAAGCTCGCCAGCGCGCGCTGGTACTGCCACGAGGTGCTCCCCGGCCTCGCCCACGCCGCCCGCATGGTGGAGCACGGCAACCTGGACCTGATGGACGTGCCGGAAGAGTCGTTCTGA
- a CDS encoding sensor histidine kinase yields the protein MESTSPVASSVLPSSAVTLRPEPSASALLQLARRLPLLMLFYAVPGIITASQTYFYAQAKDPTYTFDRALLMQVPTWQYWAFATPLILALGRRFRLEREVWPRSVAVHLTALAAVMVPHVSLVYFVSRAAGEKWFVENSLGQLLPLMMGKYFVTDLLIYGGIISIGYAVEYHRRYREGELAQSQLETRLVHAQLDVLRAQLHPHFLFNTLNAISVLVRKQDTAGSIRMLTGVSELLRMALNNTGRQHVPFHEDLDFLERYLDIEQTRFQDRLQVVRAIDPATLGALVPSLILQPLVENAIKHGLATRSGAGRVELRASREGVRLVLEVLDDGPGLAPGWDTHDGCIGVANVRARLNQLYGDRHTFTLENRAGGGVRARLELPFQAASSEARGI from the coding sequence GTGGAATCCACCTCTCCCGTCGCGAGCTCCGTCCTGCCGTCCTCCGCCGTGACGCTCCGGCCGGAGCCCTCCGCGTCCGCGCTGCTCCAACTGGCGCGCCGCCTGCCGTTGCTGATGCTGTTCTATGCGGTGCCGGGCATCATCACCGCGAGCCAGACCTACTTCTACGCCCAGGCCAAGGACCCCACCTACACCTTCGACCGGGCGCTGCTGATGCAGGTGCCGACCTGGCAGTACTGGGCGTTCGCCACCCCGCTCATCCTCGCGCTCGGACGGCGCTTTCGCCTGGAACGCGAAGTCTGGCCCCGCAGTGTCGCGGTCCACCTGACCGCCCTCGCCGCGGTCATGGTCCCCCACGTGTCGCTCGTCTACTTCGTCTCCCGGGCCGCGGGAGAGAAGTGGTTCGTCGAGAACTCACTGGGCCAGCTCCTGCCCCTGATGATGGGCAAGTACTTCGTCACGGACCTGCTCATCTACGGCGGCATCATCTCCATCGGCTACGCCGTCGAGTACCACCGCCGCTACCGCGAGGGAGAGCTGGCCCAGTCCCAGTTGGAGACACGCCTGGTCCACGCGCAGCTCGACGTCCTGCGCGCCCAGCTCCACCCGCACTTCCTCTTCAACACGCTCAACGCCATCTCCGTCCTCGTGCGCAAGCAGGACACCGCCGGCTCCATCCGCATGCTCACCGGCGTCAGCGAGCTGCTGCGCATGGCCCTCAACAACACCGGCCGCCAGCACGTCCCCTTCCACGAGGACCTCGACTTCCTGGAGCGCTACCTCGACATCGAGCAGACCCGTTTCCAGGACCGGCTCCAGGTGGTCCGCGCCATCGACCCCGCCACGCTCGGCGCGCTCGTGCCCAGCCTCATCCTCCAGCCGCTGGTGGAGAACGCCATCAAGCACGGCCTCGCCACCCGCTCCGGCGCCGGACGCGTGGAGCTGCGTGCCTCGCGCGAGGGAGTGCGGCTGGTGCTGGAGGTCCTCGACGACGGCCCCGGGCTCGCTCCCGGCTGGGACACCCATGACGGTTGCATCGGCGTGGCCAACGTGCGCGCCCGCCTGAACCAGCTCTACGGAGACCGACACACCTTCACGCTGGAGAACCGCGCCGGGGGCGGCGTGCGCGCCCGCCTGGAGCTGCCCTTCCAGGCCGCCTCGTCGGAGGCGCGCGGGATATGA
- a CDS encoding LytR/AlgR family response regulator transcription factor, translating to MNAAAAIRTLVVDDEPLAREGLRLLLATDPEVSVVGEAGNGPEAVRLIREQRPDLVLLDVQMPELNGFEVLAHLAPTEVPAVIFVTAYDRYALRAFDIHALDYLLKPFRDDRFHDAVGRAKAQIRLTRMSDLSQRLMSVLSTYGERDNTPAPAPAPTPTPEPWVHRLAIRDTGRVVFLDVDEIEYIEAADYYVQIHAGGKAYLHRETMQSLEARLDPERFMRIHRSAIVNSRRIRELRSEGRRDLVVVLTGGAELRVARSHREKFQHLR from the coding sequence ATGAACGCGGCCGCCGCCATCCGCACGCTCGTCGTGGATGACGAGCCCCTGGCCCGCGAGGGCCTGCGCCTGCTGCTCGCCACGGACCCGGAGGTCAGCGTGGTGGGCGAGGCCGGCAATGGACCGGAGGCCGTGCGCCTCATCCGTGAGCAGCGGCCCGACCTCGTCCTGCTCGACGTGCAGATGCCCGAGCTCAACGGCTTCGAGGTGCTCGCCCACCTCGCCCCCACCGAGGTCCCCGCTGTCATCTTCGTCACCGCGTACGACCGCTACGCCCTGCGCGCCTTCGACATCCACGCGCTCGACTACTTGCTCAAGCCGTTCCGTGATGACCGCTTCCACGACGCCGTCGGCCGCGCCAAGGCCCAGATTCGCCTGACGCGCATGTCCGACCTCAGCCAGCGGCTGATGTCCGTGCTCTCCACCTACGGCGAGCGCGACAACACTCCGGCACCGGCACCCGCGCCCACTCCCACGCCCGAGCCATGGGTGCACCGGCTCGCCATCCGTGACACGGGCCGCGTCGTGTTCCTCGACGTGGACGAAATCGAATACATCGAGGCAGCCGACTACTACGTGCAGATTCACGCGGGCGGGAAGGCGTACCTCCACCGCGAGACGATGCAGAGCCTGGAGGCGCGCCTGGACCCGGAGCGCTTCATGCGCATCCACCGCTCGGCCATCGTCAACTCGCGCCGCATCCGCGAGCTGCGCAGCGAGGGCCGCAGAGACCTCGTCGTGGTGCTCACCGGTGGCGCGGAGCTGCGCGTCGCGCGCAGCCACCGCGAGAAGTTCCAGCACCTGCGCTGA